One region of Chryseobacterium muglaense genomic DNA includes:
- a CDS encoding sensor histidine kinase — protein sequence MEIKKLNIIITLGLVAIIGILIAQLLWTKQAYNLEDRKFNQKVNIALMEVVDKMSEGKASFTENPVQIIANDYYVVNINNEFHPAVLEHYLKTEFTRFQINTDYVYALYNCHSDQMIYGKYMSSHQEEPSEKVIQFPKHKNLTYYFSIRFPDKTTYLISSLRFWYLLTFALIIILLVYVYSIYTIIQQKKFSELQRDFINNMTHEFKTPLSSILLASEALNKQEVIQENTKLKTYTSIIINQSYKLNNHIEKILNIAKNDASGLSLKPQKIILKPFIEEIAETIKQKNENISIQIDIENDISVLADEFHFTNIVYNLLDNSIKYCETKPEIIISSIKDSKGLYLKFKDNGMGIPAKNIAHIFDKFYRVNTSKSEEINGFGLGLFYVKKIVQQHNWKISVENNTDQGITITLFFPF from the coding sequence ATGGAAATTAAAAAACTCAATATTATTATCACCCTTGGATTGGTTGCTATCATCGGAATTTTGATTGCCCAACTATTGTGGACCAAGCAAGCTTATAATCTTGAGGACAGAAAGTTTAATCAAAAAGTGAACATCGCTTTGATGGAGGTTGTCGACAAAATGTCTGAAGGAAAAGCATCTTTCACAGAAAATCCGGTACAGATCATTGCGAATGATTATTACGTGGTGAATATCAATAACGAATTTCATCCAGCAGTTCTTGAGCATTACTTGAAAACAGAATTTACACGATTTCAAATTAATACCGATTATGTTTATGCTTTATACAATTGCCACAGCGACCAAATGATTTATGGGAAATACATGAGCAGTCATCAGGAAGAGCCCAGCGAAAAAGTGATTCAGTTTCCTAAACATAAAAATCTTACCTACTATTTTTCGATACGTTTTCCTGATAAAACCACTTACCTGATTAGCTCTTTACGTTTTTGGTACCTTCTTACTTTTGCACTGATTATAATTCTTTTGGTTTATGTTTATTCAATTTATACAATTATTCAACAGAAGAAATTTTCAGAATTACAGCGCGATTTTATCAACAATATGACGCATGAGTTTAAAACTCCTCTATCGTCAATATTATTGGCTTCAGAAGCGCTCAATAAACAAGAAGTAATACAAGAAAATACTAAGTTAAAAACGTACACATCAATTATTATCAATCAAAGCTACAAACTCAATAATCATATAGAAAAAATACTGAATATTGCAAAAAACGATGCTTCAGGATTATCATTAAAACCTCAGAAAATCATTTTAAAACCGTTTATTGAAGAGATTGCAGAAACCATTAAACAGAAAAATGAAAACATTTCCATTCAGATAGATATTGAAAATGACATTTCGGTTTTAGCAGACGAATTTCACTTTACCAACATCGTTTACAACCTTTTAGACAACTCAATTAAATACTGCGAAACAAAACCCGAGATTATTATTTCATCAATTAAAGATTCAAAAGGCTTATATTTAAAGTTTAAAGACAACGGAATGGGTATTCCTGCTAAGAATATTGCTCATATTTTCGATAAATTTTACAGAGTCAACACTTCAAAAAGTGAAGAAATCAATGGTTTCGGATTGGGTTTATTTTATGTAAAAAAAATCGTACAGCAACACAATTGGAAAATTTCAGTTGAAAATAATACAGACCAAGGAATTACAATTACTCTGTTTTTTCCATTTTAA
- a CDS encoding response regulator transcription factor has protein sequence MEKSRILYAEDDQTIAFLIQDSLENYYEIEHCSDGKSAFEAFNTKNFDICLLDIMMPEMNGFDLAQKIRDKNAEIPIIFTSAKALKEDRIKGLKIGADDYLVKPFSIEELILKIEIFLKRSKKTETFPQKYKVGKYDFDPKNYTLNDTQNTITLTQRESDLLLYFIRHKNTVLKRQDILKAIWGDDDYFMGRSLDVFISRLRKVFADENTVAIENIHGIGFRFSEKQ, from the coding sequence ATGGAAAAATCTAGAATTTTATATGCCGAAGATGACCAAACCATCGCTTTTCTAATTCAGGACAGCCTGGAAAATTATTATGAAATAGAACATTGCTCAGACGGAAAATCTGCATTTGAAGCGTTCAATACCAAAAATTTTGATATTTGTTTACTCGATATCATGATGCCAGAAATGAATGGTTTCGACTTAGCACAAAAAATAAGAGATAAAAATGCCGAAATTCCCATCATTTTCACTTCTGCCAAAGCTTTAAAAGAAGACCGAATTAAAGGTTTGAAAATAGGAGCAGATGATTATCTGGTGAAACCTTTCAGTATTGAAGAATTGATTTTAAAAATTGAAATTTTTCTGAAACGCTCAAAGAAAACGGAAACTTTTCCACAAAAATATAAAGTCGGAAAGTACGATTTCGACCCTAAAAACTATACTTTAAACGATACCCAAAATACAATCACGCTTACCCAAAGAGAATCTGATTTGCTGTTATATTTTATTCGTCATAAAAATACTGTTCTCAAAAGACAGGATATCCTGAAAGCCATTTGGGGCGATGATGATTATTTTATGGGGCGAAGTCTGGATGTTTTTATTTCGAGACTGAGAAAGGTTTTTGCCGATGAAAATACCGTTGCAATAGAAAATATTCATGGTATTGGTTTTCGTTTTTCTGAAAAACAATAA
- a CDS encoding GH92 family glycosyl hydrolase → MKNSKTPIFIFLLIFGLNKAQKFEKLHQYINPLIGTEKMGHTYPGATAPFGAIQLSPETDTISYEMNGKYNGDVYKYCAGYRYEDKTIVGFSSTHFSGTGHSDLGDFLVMPTVGKLQLNPGTATNPESGYRSRFSHANETAEAGYYKVKLDDHNILAELTSTTRVGVHRYTFPKSDQAHIILDLMAGIYNYDGKNVWTYVRLENGNTITGYRQTNGWARTRTVYFAMTFSKPFKSYGQKNYDGKQVYNGFWRKFDQTKNFPEIAGKNLKMYFDFDTNENEAIEVKLAISPVSQANALENLEKETENLSFDQVKAQTQEIWNKELNKIVIKGSETEKANFYTAMYHTFINPTTYTDVNGEYKGLDQNIHKAEGFTNYTTFSLWDTYRALHPFFNIIQPKRNGDMVKSMMAHYNQFSMKMLPIWSHYANDNWCMSGYHSVSVVADAIIKGNYDGNAKAALKACVETANKRDYEGIGYYIDKGYIPAEKSGTSVSNTLEYAYDDWAIAQLAKHLGETEIFNQFIKRSENWKNNFDKTSGFMRPRLVDGSFKKDFNALSTHGQGFIEGNSWNYSFFVPQNPEELMKMMGGKIKFASKLDELFTMHLPDEFFADTEDITREGIIGGYVHGNEPAHHVAYFYNWAGQPWKTQAQVRRILEMQYKATPDGLGGNDDAGQMSAWYILSSLGFYPVAPGSEDYAIGSPAIDNAILNLENGKTFEIEAINQNPKNVYVQKVLLNGKEIKNFILKHSDIMKGGKLSFYMSAKPKK, encoded by the coding sequence ATGAAAAATTCAAAAACTCCTATTTTTATATTTCTTTTAATTTTTGGTTTAAATAAAGCACAAAAATTTGAAAAATTACATCAATATATCAATCCGTTAATCGGGACAGAAAAAATGGGACACACCTATCCCGGAGCGACTGCACCTTTTGGAGCCATTCAGCTCAGTCCTGAAACAGACACTATTTCTTATGAAATGAACGGAAAATACAACGGTGATGTTTATAAATATTGTGCAGGGTATCGATATGAAGACAAAACCATTGTAGGCTTCAGTTCTACCCATTTCAGTGGCACAGGTCATTCTGATTTAGGAGATTTTCTCGTAATGCCAACCGTGGGGAAGCTGCAATTGAATCCCGGAACAGCAACAAATCCTGAAAGTGGTTACAGAAGCAGATTTTCACATGCAAATGAAACCGCAGAAGCTGGATATTACAAAGTAAAGTTAGACGACCACAATATTCTAGCCGAATTAACTTCTACCACAAGAGTCGGTGTTCATCGGTATACTTTCCCAAAATCTGATCAGGCGCATATCATTTTAGATTTAATGGCCGGAATTTACAATTATGATGGAAAAAATGTCTGGACCTATGTTCGCCTAGAAAACGGAAATACCATCACAGGTTATCGACAAACCAATGGTTGGGCAAGAACGAGAACGGTTTATTTTGCGATGACATTTTCAAAACCATTTAAATCTTACGGCCAGAAAAATTATGATGGGAAACAAGTTTACAATGGATTTTGGAGAAAATTTGACCAAACAAAGAACTTTCCGGAAATCGCAGGAAAAAATCTGAAAATGTATTTTGATTTCGATACGAATGAAAATGAAGCGATTGAAGTAAAACTGGCAATTTCACCGGTAAGCCAAGCCAATGCTTTAGAAAATTTAGAAAAAGAGACTGAAAACTTATCTTTCGACCAGGTAAAAGCACAAACACAGGAAATTTGGAATAAAGAACTTAATAAAATCGTAATTAAAGGTTCTGAAACTGAAAAAGCTAATTTTTATACAGCAATGTATCATACTTTTATCAATCCGACAACTTACACCGATGTAAACGGAGAATATAAAGGTTTAGACCAAAACATTCATAAAGCGGAAGGTTTTACTAATTATACAACGTTTTCACTTTGGGACACTTATCGTGCATTACACCCTTTCTTTAATATCATTCAACCGAAAAGAAACGGTGATATGGTGAAATCGATGATGGCCCATTACAATCAGTTTTCTATGAAAATGTTGCCGATTTGGTCACATTATGCGAATGATAATTGGTGTATGAGCGGATATCACAGCGTAAGTGTTGTTGCGGATGCAATTATTAAAGGAAATTATGATGGTAATGCAAAAGCAGCATTAAAGGCTTGTGTAGAAACCGCCAACAAAAGAGATTATGAAGGAATCGGATATTATATAGATAAAGGCTATATTCCTGCTGAAAAAAGCGGAACTTCGGTTTCAAATACTTTAGAATATGCTTATGATGACTGGGCAATTGCTCAATTGGCGAAACATTTAGGCGAAACGGAAATTTTTAATCAATTTATCAAACGTTCTGAAAATTGGAAGAATAATTTTGATAAAACTTCAGGATTCATGAGACCTCGCTTAGTGGATGGAAGTTTCAAAAAAGATTTTAATGCTTTAAGCACACACGGACAAGGTTTTATTGAAGGAAATTCATGGAATTACAGTTTCTTCGTTCCTCAAAATCCGGAAGAATTAATGAAAATGATGGGTGGAAAGATAAAATTTGCGTCAAAACTGGATGAATTGTTCACAATGCATTTACCAGATGAGTTTTTTGCCGATACCGAAGATATTACAAGAGAAGGTATTATTGGTGGCTATGTTCACGGAAACGAACCCGCTCATCATGTTGCCTACTTCTACAATTGGGCGGGTCAACCTTGGAAAACTCAGGCACAAGTTAGACGAATTTTAGAAATGCAATACAAAGCGACTCCCGATGGATTGGGCGGAAATGATGATGCCGGACAAATGAGCGCTTGGTATATTTTGAGTTCACTTGGCTTTTATCCTGTTGCTCCAGGTTCGGAAGATTATGCTATTGGAAGTCCCGCAATTGATAACGCAATTTTGAATTTAGAAAACGGAAAAACTTTTGAAATTGAAGCAATTAATCAAAACCCGAAGAATGTGTATGTTCAGAAAGTACTTTTGAATGGAAAAGAAATTAAAAACTTTATATTGAAGCATTCTGACATCATGAAGGGTGGAAAATTGAGTTTTTATATGAGTGCTAAACCTAAGAAATAG
- a CDS encoding DUF4292 domain-containing protein → MKNWAILLIITFTVLSCKSRKALNQNSSENDSIQIQNSDQNDPKDAKNIQDRLAFYQNIMLHPQFEHVKINSKITASDLRVSPLDATIYIENNKKIWSNISFLIIPAARALITPEGIKAMDKYNKNYIDSDFDYLNNLLNVNFIDYKTLEKLLMGRTFMQITNSNSKIVKNSQGYQLTSITNQKIVTNEITREYKVEMQYTEDFNLNWVKLQDVKSNDAIEIVYENWETFPNEVKLPKNVKIIIKGSKTSQILLENTKFDFSRMETPYSVPANYKKIEIK, encoded by the coding sequence ATGAAAAACTGGGCTATCTTACTGATTATAACATTCACTGTGCTATCCTGCAAAAGCAGAAAAGCACTTAATCAGAATTCTTCTGAAAATGACAGCATCCAGATTCAAAATTCAGATCAGAATGATCCTAAAGATGCCAAAAACATTCAGGATCGCTTAGCATTTTATCAGAATATAATGCTCCATCCTCAATTTGAGCATGTAAAAATCAATAGTAAAATTACAGCGAGTGATTTAAGGGTAAGTCCACTTGACGCGACAATTTATATCGAAAATAATAAAAAAATATGGTCTAATATTTCATTTTTGATTATTCCTGCAGCAAGAGCTCTTATTACTCCGGAAGGCATCAAAGCAATGGATAAGTACAACAAAAATTATATCGATTCAGATTTTGACTATCTTAATAATCTTTTGAACGTAAATTTTATTGATTATAAAACTTTAGAAAAACTGTTGATGGGACGCACATTTATGCAAATTACCAACAGTAATTCAAAAATTGTAAAAAATTCTCAGGGATATCAGCTAACCTCAATTACCAATCAAAAAATTGTAACCAACGAAATTACACGAGAATACAAAGTAGAAATGCAGTACACTGAAGATTTTAATTTAAATTGGGTAAAATTACAAGATGTAAAATCCAATGATGCTATTGAAATCGTATATGAAAACTGGGAGACCTTCCCGAATGAAGTGAAGCTACCAAAAAATGTTAAAATAATTATAAAAGGCTCCAAAACAAGCCAAATTTTACTAGAAAACACGAAATTTGATTTTTCGAGGATGGAAACACCATATTCTGTTCCAGCCAATTATAAGAAAATTGAGATTAAATGA
- a CDS encoding dihydroorotase, giving the protein MKILIKNAQIVNEGKIIQSDILIENDLISKIDSQISDEADQIIDASGKYLLPGIIDDQVHFREPGLTHKGDIESESRSAIAGGTTSFIEQPNTVPNAVTQELLADKYEIASQKAYANYGFMMGGTNDNLEEVLKTNPRNVPGIKLFLGSSTGNMLVDNPETLENIFSNTKMLIAVHCEDEATIRENTQKYLDEYGEDIPVKFHHLIRSEEACYKSSSKAVELAKKTGARLHVFHLSTAKEMELFRNDIPLKDKKITAEVCVHHLTFTNEDYDTKGGLIKWNPAVKTQNDKDALWEALLDDRIDVIATDHAPHTWEEKQNVYTKCPSGAPLVQHSLVVMLENYKNGKISLERIVEKMAHNPAILFRIEKRGFIKEGYKADLVLVDLNEKWTVAKENILYKCGWSPLEGMSFQSKVTHTFVNGNLVYENGKINEEKFGERLLFEVQE; this is encoded by the coding sequence ATGAAAATTCTTATAAAAAATGCTCAAATCGTCAACGAAGGAAAAATTATCCAAAGCGATATTCTGATTGAAAACGATTTGATTTCTAAAATAGATTCTCAAATTTCTGATGAAGCAGACCAAATTATTGATGCGTCAGGAAAGTATCTTTTGCCTGGAATTATTGATGATCAAGTTCATTTCCGTGAACCGGGTTTAACGCATAAAGGAGATATAGAGTCTGAATCTCGTTCTGCAATTGCGGGAGGAACTACAAGTTTTATTGAGCAACCTAATACAGTTCCCAATGCTGTAACTCAGGAATTATTAGCTGATAAATACGAAATCGCTTCTCAAAAAGCTTACGCCAATTACGGGTTTATGATGGGCGGAACCAATGATAATTTGGAAGAAGTTTTAAAAACAAATCCTAGAAATGTTCCCGGAATTAAATTGTTTCTTGGCTCTTCTACAGGCAATATGTTGGTTGATAATCCTGAAACTTTAGAAAATATTTTCAGCAATACAAAAATGCTGATTGCTGTTCATTGTGAAGATGAAGCGACGATTCGTGAAAATACTCAAAAATATTTAGATGAATATGGCGAAGATATTCCCGTAAAATTCCACCATTTAATCAGAAGTGAAGAGGCGTGTTATAAATCTTCTTCAAAAGCAGTAGAGTTAGCAAAAAAAACAGGAGCAAGGCTTCATGTTTTTCACCTTTCCACTGCTAAAGAAATGGAACTTTTCAGAAATGATATTCCTTTAAAGGATAAAAAAATCACTGCGGAAGTTTGTGTTCATCATTTAACTTTTACGAATGAAGATTACGATACAAAAGGTGGATTAATCAAATGGAATCCTGCAGTAAAAACTCAAAATGACAAAGATGCACTTTGGGAAGCTTTGTTGGATGACAGAATCGATGTGATTGCTACCGACCATGCGCCTCATACTTGGGAAGAAAAACAGAATGTGTATACAAAATGCCCTTCCGGAGCGCCTTTGGTACAGCATTCTTTGGTGGTAATGCTTGAAAATTATAAAAACGGAAAAATTTCTTTGGAGAGAATTGTTGAGAAAATGGCTCACAATCCTGCAATTTTGTTTAGAATTGAGAAGAGAGGTTTCATTAAAGAAGGTTACAAAGCAGATTTAGTTTTGGTTGATTTAAATGAAAAATGGACGGTTGCAAAAGAAAACATTCTTTACAAATGCGGTTGGAGCCCGTTGGAAGGGATGAGTTTCCAGTCTAAAGTGACGCACACTTTCGTTAATGGAAATTTGGTTTACGAAAATGGAAAAATCAACGAAGAAAAATTTGGAGAGCGTTTGCTTTTTGAAGTTCAAGAATAA
- a CDS encoding Crp/Fnr family transcriptional regulator yields the protein MYRKTIVKKFGFLGKDFLNEFEYNVLIQNVVAKDEIMREGQRNRFVPILSKGSLKVFSLNDGNEFIHYYIKPCESCSMTFSSIFSNYISSVYSVAVKDSQLILIPVEKLHQWLVKYPEINKVFYLEYKNRLSDIVSKVNNAMYYKLDKRILNFIKDQVQINHGNPLRITHQEIANNLGTSREVVSRILKNLENDGDILKTKNGILYFEKSTDW from the coding sequence ATGTACCGAAAAACTATTGTAAAAAAGTTTGGCTTTCTTGGAAAGGATTTTCTCAATGAGTTTGAATATAATGTCCTCATACAAAATGTAGTTGCTAAAGACGAAATTATGAGAGAAGGACAAAGAAATAGGTTTGTTCCTATTTTATCTAAAGGATCTCTAAAAGTATTTTCGCTGAATGATGGAAACGAATTTATTCATTATTATATAAAGCCATGCGAAAGTTGCTCTATGACATTTTCATCTATTTTCAGTAATTATATAAGCAGTGTTTATTCTGTGGCTGTAAAAGATTCTCAGCTTATATTAATCCCTGTAGAAAAATTACATCAATGGCTGGTTAAGTATCCGGAAATCAACAAAGTCTTTTATTTGGAATATAAAAACAGGCTTTCAGATATTGTCTCTAAAGTAAATAATGCGATGTATTATAAGCTTGATAAAAGAATTCTAAACTTTATTAAAGACCAAGTACAGATTAATCACGGAAATCCTTTAAGAATAACTCATCAAGAAATTGCCAATAATTTGGGTACTTCCCGAGAAGTAGTGAGCCGTATATTAAAAAATCTTGAAAATGACGGTGACATTCTTAAAACCAAAAATGGCATTTTATATTTCGAAAAAAGCACAGATTGGTAA
- a CDS encoding lipopolysaccharide biosynthesis protein: MYKKLFGQTAVYGLSSVLVRIFPFLIAPIVTKAFGPSASSPFVDWYSIAGVITVFLTHGMETSFFRFAQEGDIDKKTLVSTCALSILGAGFIYLILGYVFRQDLANAFETPDQVNYLIIFLFILSFDAFSTIPSAVLRLEGKPVQYMLSKVIGSLAYYFLVVFFIKWLPNYPNGILGIKYNPEIGVGYVFIANLVQSIITLAIVGKEFVNFSFKKFDFKLWKRIMNYSWPVMIAGLAGIINQTLDRQFLKYLLPKEEAKHQIGVYGAVYKIATFITVFRQAYQLGIEPYFFSSFKDKNNHKTYAVLMDIFVICNCLIYIGLMVNLQWISEKYLKNPLYYEGIEIIPFVMLGALFLGIYLNLSIWYKLSDQTRVGLYISLIGAAITIFINFTFIPTYGYWASAFAALITYTSMMIISYLWGKSQYPIHYNTSKIAIYLSLSIAISMISFYYFRHNYLIGNGLFLFFIAFLAYNERTMINKILRRP; the protein is encoded by the coding sequence TTGTATAAGAAACTATTTGGACAAACCGCTGTTTACGGGCTCAGTTCTGTGTTGGTAAGAATTTTCCCTTTTCTTATTGCACCCATCGTAACAAAAGCTTTCGGCCCTTCTGCTTCGTCACCTTTTGTGGATTGGTATTCTATTGCCGGAGTAATCACCGTTTTCCTTACCCACGGAATGGAAACTTCATTTTTCCGTTTTGCGCAGGAAGGCGATATTGATAAGAAAACTTTGGTTTCTACCTGTGCGTTAAGCATTTTAGGAGCAGGCTTTATTTATTTGATTTTAGGATATGTTTTCAGGCAGGATCTTGCGAATGCTTTCGAAACTCCGGACCAGGTCAATTATTTAATTATTTTCCTGTTTATTTTATCTTTCGATGCATTTTCCACGATTCCGTCGGCAGTTTTAAGGCTTGAAGGAAAACCAGTCCAATATATGCTTTCAAAGGTAATTGGTTCTTTAGCTTATTACTTTTTAGTAGTATTCTTCATCAAATGGCTTCCTAATTATCCTAATGGAATTTTAGGAATTAAATATAATCCCGAAATTGGGGTTGGCTATGTTTTCATTGCCAATTTGGTACAAAGTATTATTACTTTAGCGATTGTAGGAAAGGAATTTGTGAATTTTAGCTTTAAAAAGTTTGATTTTAAACTCTGGAAAAGAATTATGAACTATTCTTGGCCAGTAATGATTGCGGGATTAGCAGGAATTATTAATCAAACTTTAGACAGACAGTTTTTAAAATATTTACTTCCAAAAGAAGAAGCAAAACATCAGATTGGAGTTTATGGAGCTGTTTATAAAATTGCAACCTTTATTACAGTTTTCAGACAGGCTTATCAATTAGGAATCGAACCTTACTTTTTCTCAAGTTTTAAAGATAAAAACAATCATAAAACCTATGCCGTTTTAATGGACATTTTTGTGATTTGTAATTGTTTAATCTACATCGGATTAATGGTAAACCTTCAATGGATTTCTGAAAAATATTTAAAAAACCCACTTTATTACGAAGGAATTGAGATCATTCCTTTTGTAATGTTAGGCGCATTATTTTTGGGAATTTATTTAAATCTATCAATCTGGTATAAACTTTCAGATCAAACAAGAGTTGGGTTGTATATCTCTTTAATCGGAGCAGCCATTACCATTTTCATCAACTTTACATTTATTCCTACCTACGGATATTGGGCAAGTGCTTTTGCAGCATTAATTACTTACACAAGTATGATGATTATTTCATACCTTTGGGGGAAATCACAGTATCCGATTCATTACAATACATCCAAAATAGCAATTTATCTCTCCTTATCTATTGCTATTTCAATGATTTCATTTTATTATTTCCGACACAATTATTTAATTGGAAACGGATTGTTTCTTTTCTTCATTGCATTTTTAGCATACAACGAAAGAACAATGATTAATAAAATACTGAGAAGACCTTAA
- a CDS encoding sugar phosphate nucleotidyltransferase: MKIIVPMAGKGSRLRPHTLTVPKPLIPIAGKPIVQRLVEDIAKVAGEKIEEVAFIIGDFGAEVEASLLKIAEKLGAKGTIYHQLEPLGTAHSIKCAEESMQGNVVIAYADTLFRADFTLDTNSDGVIWVKKVDDPSAFGVVKLDDYGFITDFVEKPATFVSDLAIIGIYYFNSAEKLMSEINHIMDNNIKVSGEYQLTTALENLRQAGAKFSLGKVDDWMDCGNKNATVETNGKILEYEKDEFTEFPQSANIQNSLIIQPCYIGEGVEISNSKIGPYVSLGKGTKVINSNIDNSLIQEKTIIDHGNLSNSMIGSSAHYYGVAREISLGDFSVLDFLSK; the protein is encoded by the coding sequence ATGAAAATTATTGTTCCAATGGCTGGAAAGGGCTCAAGATTGAGACCACACACATTAACCGTTCCAAAACCATTGATTCCGATTGCAGGAAAACCGATTGTACAGAGATTGGTAGAAGATATTGCTAAAGTGGCAGGTGAAAAAATTGAAGAGGTAGCATTTATTATCGGAGATTTTGGAGCTGAGGTTGAAGCATCATTACTTAAAATAGCAGAAAAACTAGGCGCAAAAGGAACTATATATCACCAACTAGAGCCGCTTGGGACTGCTCACTCTATAAAATGTGCGGAAGAATCTATGCAGGGAAATGTTGTCATTGCTTATGCAGATACTCTTTTCAGAGCAGATTTTACTTTAGATACTAATTCTGATGGAGTAATCTGGGTAAAAAAAGTAGACGACCCATCTGCTTTTGGTGTTGTAAAATTGGATGATTACGGTTTTATCACAGATTTTGTTGAAAAACCTGCGACTTTTGTTTCAGATCTGGCGATTATTGGTATTTACTACTTTAATTCAGCGGAAAAACTGATGTCTGAGATCAACCATATCATGGATAATAACATTAAAGTAAGCGGAGAATATCAATTGACAACTGCATTAGAAAATCTTCGTCAAGCCGGTGCTAAATTTTCTTTAGGAAAAGTAGATGACTGGATGGATTGTGGAAATAAAAATGCTACGGTTGAAACAAACGGTAAGATTTTAGAATACGAAAAAGACGAGTTTACAGAGTTTCCTCAGTCTGCTAATATTCAAAACTCGTTGATTATTCAGCCTTGCTATATCGGTGAAGGAGTAGAAATTTCAAATTCAAAAATCGGACCTTACGTTTCATTAGGAAAAGGCACAAAAGTAATCAACTCTAATATTGACAACTCATTGATTCAGGAGAAAACCATCATTGACCACGGAAATCTTTCCAACTCGATGATTGGAAGCTCAGCTCATTATTATGGTGTAGCCAGAGAGATTTCTTTAGGTGATTTTTCAGTTTTGGATTTTTTATCAAAATAA